One window from the genome of Comamonas sp. lk encodes:
- a CDS encoding capsular polysaccharide biosynthesis protein CapF, with the protein MKKVLITGANGFVGKNLQLHLAGRKDVQVLSFTRESDVAQLPGLLQEVDFVFHLAGVNRPKDPQQFATGNAELTQVLCQAVAAVAAETGRKLPVVCTSSIQAALDNPYGQSKRSAEDALFALQRTAGVPVHVFRLPNVFGKWCKPNYNSAVATFCHNIARDLPIQVNDPEAPLTLVYVDDVVERFMQLMDGADAMVDADGFAAVTPQYTTTVGQLAALIQAFKDSRGTLMTERVGTGWIRALYATYISYLPVESFTYTVPQHGDPRGVFVEMLKTPDCGQFSFFTAHPGVTRGGHYHHTKTEKFLVIKGQARFKFRHMQTGQAHELVTSGDKAEIVETVPGWTHDITNIGSDEMIVMLWANEVFDRARPDTFACLL; encoded by the coding sequence GTGAAAAAGGTATTGATCACGGGTGCCAATGGCTTTGTTGGCAAGAACCTGCAACTGCATCTGGCTGGGCGCAAGGATGTACAGGTACTGAGCTTTACGCGTGAGAGCGATGTGGCTCAACTGCCCGGTTTGCTGCAGGAGGTGGATTTCGTTTTCCACCTGGCGGGCGTCAATCGGCCGAAAGACCCGCAGCAGTTCGCTACCGGCAATGCCGAATTGACACAGGTGCTGTGCCAGGCGGTTGCGGCGGTGGCCGCAGAGACGGGGCGAAAGCTCCCCGTGGTGTGCACCTCGTCCATCCAGGCGGCGCTTGACAACCCCTACGGGCAGAGCAAGCGCTCGGCCGAGGATGCGCTGTTTGCCCTGCAGCGCACGGCAGGCGTGCCGGTGCATGTCTTCCGTTTGCCCAATGTCTTTGGCAAGTGGTGCAAGCCCAACTACAACTCTGCCGTGGCGACGTTCTGCCACAACATTGCGCGCGATCTGCCCATTCAGGTGAATGATCCTGAGGCGCCATTGACATTGGTCTACGTGGACGATGTTGTTGAGCGCTTCATGCAGCTCATGGACGGTGCGGATGCCATGGTCGATGCCGATGGCTTTGCTGCCGTGACGCCGCAATACACCACGACTGTGGGTCAGCTCGCCGCCCTGATACAGGCCTTCAAGGATAGCCGTGGCACGCTGATGACCGAGCGGGTAGGGACGGGCTGGATTCGGGCGTTGTATGCCACTTATATCAGCTATCTGCCTGTGGAGTCTTTTACCTACACTGTGCCTCAGCATGGGGATCCGCGAGGTGTTTTCGTGGAGATGCTCAAGACACCGGATTGCGGTCAGTTCTCTTTTTTCACGGCGCACCCCGGCGTGACGCGCGGAGGGCATTACCACCACACGAAGACCGAAAAATTCCTCGTGATCAAAGGACAGGCGCGTTTCAAGTTCCGCCATATGCAGACAGGTCAAGCCCATGAGCTTGTCACCAGCGGTGACAAGGCTGAGATCGTGGAGACAGTGCCAGGTTGGACGCACGACATCACCAATATCGGCTCTGACGAAATGATAGTCATGCTTTGGGCAAACGAGGTATTCGACCGCGCTCGGCCGGATACCTTTGCTTGCCTGCTGTAA
- a CDS encoding polysaccharide biosynthesis protein, producing the protein MFTNKTLLITGGTGSFGNAVLKRFLDTDIAEIRIFSRDEKKQDDMRKRYNSAKLKFYIGDVRDERSVEQVMRGVDYVFHAAALKQVPSCEFHPMQAVRTNVLGTENVLEAAIKAGVKRVVCLSTDKAVYPINAMGISKAMMEKVMVAASRNLEGLGTVICGTRYGNVMASRGSVIPLFVQQVFFGNPITITNPAMTRFMMTLADAVDLVLYAFEHGNNGDIFVQKAPAATVQVLAQAVLELMGKPGHPVHTIGTRHGEKLYEALLSREELACAEDMGDYYRVPPDGRDLNYAKFTEQGEDRLTETSEEEDYNSHNTQRLDVESMKHLLLKLDFMQRIARGEYAEAEE; encoded by the coding sequence ATGTTTACTAATAAGACCCTTCTGATCACCGGTGGTACCGGCTCTTTCGGCAATGCCGTACTCAAGCGTTTTCTCGATACGGACATCGCTGAAATTCGCATATTCAGTCGTGATGAAAAGAAGCAGGATGACATGCGCAAGCGCTACAACAGCGCCAAGCTAAAGTTCTACATTGGCGATGTGCGTGACGAACGTAGCGTAGAGCAGGTGATGCGCGGCGTGGATTATGTGTTTCATGCAGCGGCGCTCAAGCAAGTGCCGTCGTGCGAATTTCATCCCATGCAGGCAGTCCGCACCAATGTGCTTGGAACGGAGAACGTGCTGGAAGCCGCAATCAAGGCTGGCGTCAAACGTGTGGTCTGCCTGAGCACCGACAAGGCGGTGTATCCCATAAACGCCATGGGTATCAGCAAGGCCATGATGGAAAAAGTAATGGTCGCGGCCAGTCGTAACCTGGAAGGCTTGGGCACGGTGATCTGCGGCACGCGCTATGGCAATGTGATGGCATCGCGCGGATCGGTGATTCCGCTGTTTGTTCAGCAGGTATTTTTTGGAAATCCCATCACTATTACCAACCCCGCCATGACACGCTTCATGATGACGCTGGCTGACGCGGTGGATTTGGTGCTCTATGCCTTCGAGCATGGCAATAACGGCGATATCTTTGTGCAGAAAGCTCCGGCTGCCACGGTGCAAGTGCTAGCGCAGGCTGTGTTGGAGTTGATGGGAAAGCCTGGCCATCCTGTGCATACCATCGGCACTCGTCATGGAGAAAAACTCTACGAAGCCTTGCTGAGTCGCGAGGAGTTGGCCTGTGCAGAGGACATGGGCGATTACTACCGTGTTCCGCCAGATGGGCGAGACCTAAACTATGCCAAGTTCACAGAGCAAGGTGAGGATCGCCTGACCGAAACCTCCGAGGAAGAGGACTACAACTCGCACAACACCCAGCGGCTGGACGTGGAGAGTATGAAGCACTTGCTGCTCAAGTTGGACTTCATGCAGCGGATTGCGCGTGGGGAATACGCCGAAGCTGAGGAGTAA
- a CDS encoding AglZ/HisF2 family acetamidino modification protein gives MLRPRIIPCLLIHKGGLVKTQQFKAPKYVGDPINAVKIFNEKESDELMVIDIDAAVNRAQPNYALIAKLAAECRMPLCYGGGVTTAEQASRIIDLGVEKVSVSSAAISDPSLLTRMANAIGRQSVVAVLDVRKKTGFFSKGYELCTHNAKTTHKLDPVAFARQLQEAGAGEIVINSINHDGEMKGYDIELAKQMRAAVNVPLTVLGGAGSLEHIGDLLGACGVIGAAAGSLFVFKGQYRAVLISYPTPQQKDALCREALGMQHKS, from the coding sequence ATGTTACGTCCCCGCATCATTCCTTGCTTGCTTATACATAAAGGTGGACTAGTTAAAACCCAGCAGTTCAAAGCGCCTAAGTATGTGGGTGATCCCATTAATGCCGTCAAGATCTTCAACGAAAAGGAATCCGATGAGCTGATGGTTATCGATATCGATGCAGCGGTGAACAGGGCTCAGCCCAACTATGCTTTGATTGCAAAGCTGGCGGCAGAGTGTCGCATGCCTCTATGTTATGGCGGCGGGGTTACTACCGCTGAGCAGGCGTCAAGAATTATCGATCTTGGCGTTGAGAAGGTATCTGTCAGTTCCGCAGCTATCTCCGACCCATCGCTGCTCACCCGCATGGCCAACGCGATTGGTCGGCAAAGCGTTGTTGCGGTGCTGGATGTGCGCAAGAAGACGGGATTTTTCAGCAAAGGCTATGAGCTCTGTACTCACAATGCAAAGACCACGCACAAGCTGGATCCGGTCGCTTTTGCACGACAGTTGCAAGAGGCGGGAGCAGGTGAAATTGTGATTAACTCCATCAACCATGATGGTGAGATGAAGGGCTACGACATTGAACTTGCCAAACAGATGCGGGCTGCAGTCAATGTGCCGCTGACAGTGCTAGGAGGGGCGGGCTCACTTGAACATATTGGAGACCTGCTGGGTGCCTGTGGAGTGATCGGTGCTGCGGCGGGAAGCCTGTTTGTTTTCAAGGGGCAGTACCGCGCAGTACTGATTAGTTATCCGACACCACAGCAAAAAGATGCTCTGTGCCGAGAGGCCCTGGGCATGCAGCATAAATCTTGA
- the hisH gene encoding imidazole glycerol phosphate synthase subunit HisH, translating into MIRIIDYGVGNIQAFLTVFKRLGLEASRARTPEELEGATRLVLPGVGAFDHAMGLLNESGMRPRLEEMVLAKQVPVIGICVGMQMLASGSDEGELPGLNWVPGHVKAFASTPESKNLPMPHMGWNDIQVRPGHKLFNEFEPEPRFYFLHSYYFDADDKADVAATAEYGVSFDCIVSKGNIHGVQCHPEKSHHFGARLLKNFVES; encoded by the coding sequence TTGATTCGAATCATTGACTATGGTGTCGGGAACATCCAAGCGTTTCTGACCGTGTTCAAACGCCTGGGCTTGGAGGCTTCACGTGCCCGCACTCCTGAGGAGCTGGAGGGGGCTACGCGTCTTGTGCTTCCGGGTGTGGGAGCATTTGACCATGCAATGGGGCTGTTGAATGAATCGGGCATGCGGCCGCGTCTAGAAGAGATGGTGCTGGCGAAGCAAGTGCCGGTGATCGGCATCTGTGTAGGAATGCAGATGCTTGCCAGTGGCAGTGATGAAGGCGAGCTTCCCGGATTGAACTGGGTGCCGGGGCATGTCAAGGCATTTGCATCTACGCCTGAATCAAAGAATTTACCAATGCCGCACATGGGCTGGAATGACATTCAGGTTCGGCCGGGGCATAAGCTATTCAACGAATTTGAGCCAGAGCCGCGCTTTTATTTTCTGCACTCGTACTATTTTGATGCCGATGACAAGGCTGATGTCGCCGCCACTGCAGAATATGGTGTGAGCTTTGACTGCATCGTATCGAAGGGGAACATCCACGGTGTGCAGTGTCATCCAGAGAAGAGCCATCATTTTGGTGCCAGGCTCTTGAAGAATTTTGTGGAGTCTTGA
- a CDS encoding N-acetyl sugar amidotransferase has translation MGGLIMINYQICTHCIMDTSDPRIKFDDQGVCEYCNNFTATILPNWDTGAQGSAAIAHMAEQIKADTKGKEFDAIIGLSGGLDSSYAAYIAVKKMGLRPLLFHVDAGWNTDQAVGNIEKLVDGLGLDLYTEVINWEEMKDLQAAFLKSGIPDQDLPQDASFFSSLYTFARKHNIKHVITGSNFSTECCREPEEWGGYLGIDTMLFHDIHRQFGKRPLETFPLKDILVYKLFYQKILGMKVHHPLNLVPFVKKDAEDELERLFNWQRFQHKHHESRFTRFYEDYWLPRKFGFHKRRAHFSSLIMTGQMTRDAALERIAKPEMDEHFLQQEFEYVAHKLDLTVDELQQIFDAPNKTYRDYKNKRWLIGFGANAMRWLGLEKRYFR, from the coding sequence ATGGGTGGTCTAATTATGATTAACTATCAGATATGTACCCACTGCATCATGGATACCTCTGACCCTCGTATCAAATTCGACGATCAAGGGGTTTGTGAATACTGCAACAACTTTACAGCCACCATTCTGCCCAATTGGGATACCGGTGCACAAGGCTCTGCGGCTATTGCGCACATGGCTGAGCAGATAAAAGCTGACACAAAGGGCAAAGAGTTCGATGCCATAATTGGCTTGAGTGGTGGTTTGGACAGCTCTTACGCAGCCTATATAGCAGTAAAAAAAATGGGGTTGCGTCCTTTATTATTCCATGTGGATGCAGGATGGAATACTGATCAGGCCGTCGGTAATATTGAAAAATTAGTCGATGGCTTGGGTTTGGATCTTTACACAGAGGTGATTAACTGGGAAGAGATGAAGGATTTGCAGGCAGCATTCCTTAAATCCGGAATTCCAGATCAGGATCTTCCCCAGGATGCATCGTTTTTTTCCTCGTTATACACGTTCGCCAGGAAACATAATATCAAGCATGTGATTACTGGATCAAACTTCTCGACGGAATGTTGCCGTGAGCCTGAAGAGTGGGGCGGGTACTTGGGGATAGACACAATGCTTTTCCATGATATTCATCGTCAGTTTGGTAAGCGTCCGCTGGAAACTTTCCCACTTAAAGATATATTGGTTTACAAGCTGTTTTATCAGAAGATCCTGGGGATGAAGGTTCATCATCCATTGAACCTTGTTCCCTTTGTCAAGAAGGATGCGGAGGATGAACTGGAGCGTTTGTTTAATTGGCAGCGCTTTCAACACAAGCACCATGAATCGCGCTTTACTCGTTTTTATGAGGACTACTGGCTCCCTCGCAAATTCGGATTTCATAAGCGCCGCGCACACTTCTCCAGCCTGATAATGACTGGGCAAATGACTCGTGACGCTGCTCTTGAGCGTATTGCAAAGCCCGAGATGGATGAACATTTTCTGCAGCAGGAATTCGAGTACGTCGCCCACAAGCTGGATCTGACTGTCGATGAATTGCAGCAGATATTCGATGCACCTAACAAGACCTATCGTGACTATAAGAACAAGCGGTGGCTGATTGGCTTTGGGGCCAATGCAATGCGCTGGTTGGGTCTGGAAAAGAGGTATTTCCGTTGA
- a CDS encoding glycosyltransferase has product MNIVLIAHYYPPINSSGAKRAESLSKYFTALGHHVTVITTCKSRADGEFTEQVPRGVRLIELNGFGRERSSIDKGGLFEPMYSGKPSWKRILKDKVMAIFGQLPDPRLPFAMSFLSPWFSKQAKDTIIKADIVIGTTPPWSMVLAALFCKIRFHKACILDYRDHFSECHEMPGGRFSKWLEKIVDRWLVNSADHVVCISEPMTRYYKSLTLNVDTILNGYDHEILNQARAERDLINDGKVRIRYMGIVSPGRIPHNILKAVVEIKEKYPEFFKKLRFEFFGNAALLEKILIDDYSEISGAFHFFTPVRYFESLKKIVEADYLLFSETSSNKTLSAQGILTTKLFEYLGSGRPILADISKQTLAGDLLCKCGERNLVSQSSEEIFNFMSQTSFYDRAEDEFSPQIMSLSREFQAMKYADLINNISANKQKY; this is encoded by the coding sequence ATGAATATTGTTCTAATTGCTCATTATTATCCCCCAATTAATAGTTCTGGCGCGAAACGTGCAGAGTCCTTGTCAAAGTATTTCACTGCATTAGGTCATCATGTCACTGTGATCACTACTTGTAAATCCCGGGCCGATGGCGAATTTACGGAGCAGGTGCCACGAGGAGTTAGGCTTATTGAGCTTAATGGATTTGGTAGAGAGCGCTCTTCAATTGATAAGGGTGGATTATTTGAGCCCATGTATTCGGGTAAGCCATCTTGGAAGCGAATTTTAAAAGATAAGGTGATGGCTATTTTTGGTCAGTTGCCGGATCCAAGACTGCCATTTGCAATGTCATTTCTTTCTCCTTGGTTTTCCAAGCAAGCCAAAGATACGATTATAAAAGCAGATATAGTTATTGGTACAACGCCACCGTGGTCGATGGTGCTGGCTGCACTTTTTTGCAAGATTCGCTTTCATAAAGCGTGTATATTGGATTACAGAGACCATTTTAGTGAATGCCATGAAATGCCTGGGGGGCGTTTTTCTAAATGGCTGGAAAAAATTGTGGATCGCTGGCTAGTTAATTCGGCAGACCATGTCGTATGTATATCGGAGCCAATGACTAGGTATTATAAGTCTCTTACTTTAAATGTTGATACCATTCTTAATGGATATGATCATGAAATATTAAATCAGGCACGTGCTGAGAGAGATCTTATTAATGATGGGAAGGTTCGTATACGTTACATGGGTATCGTTTCACCAGGTAGAATTCCACATAATATATTAAAAGCTGTCGTTGAGATTAAGGAGAAATATCCGGAATTTTTTAAGAAGCTACGCTTTGAATTTTTTGGTAATGCCGCACTTCTTGAAAAAATTCTGATTGATGATTACTCCGAAATATCCGGCGCATTTCATTTTTTCACTCCTGTTCGCTACTTCGAATCATTGAAAAAAATTGTTGAAGCGGATTATTTGCTTTTCTCTGAAACATCTTCTAATAAAACGTTAAGTGCTCAGGGTATTTTGACTACAAAATTATTTGAGTATTTGGGTTCTGGTCGTCCAATATTGGCAGATATTTCTAAGCAAACATTGGCGGGAGATTTGTTGTGTAAATGTGGTGAGAGAAATTTAGTTAGTCAATCTTCAGAAGAGATATTTAATTTTATGTCTCAAACATCTTTTTATGATCGTGCTGAAGATGAGTTCTCTCCTCAAATTATGTCTCTTTCTAGAGAGTTTCAAGCAATGAAATATGCAGATTTAATAAATAATATTTCTGCTAATAAGCAGAAATATTAA
- the wecB gene encoding UDP-N-acetylglucosamine 2-epimerase (non-hydrolyzing), translated as MQIKNRRTSFKVITVVGARPQFVKAAALSPSLRATKMIDEIIVHTGQHFDHSMSDIFFHEMNIPAPTVNLGVGGGTHGQNTGRMIEGLEKVFLEHKPDGVLVYGDTDSTLAASIAASKLGLYLAHVEAGLRSFRRAMPEEINRVLTDHVSDVLYAPSAHAVELLAKEGISGEKVVNAGDVMFDVVNRFSSVAKNSSNVLERLCLHPQGYNLLTLHRKENVDDPEILRRVLDVIGVSRQPTVFLVHPRTAKMLDHFEINVSPLIQLVEPVGYIDMIRLIQNCSVVLTDSGGLQKEAYFLGRPCITLRDETEWTELVDVGANILVGTDPIKIEKAVESMISLNSVPYGIYGQGNAADLISQDLLMRLKKFGEN; from the coding sequence ATGCAAATTAAAAATAGACGTACTTCTTTTAAAGTAATTACAGTTGTCGGCGCTAGACCGCAATTCGTCAAAGCGGCAGCACTAAGCCCTTCTTTACGTGCGACGAAAATGATCGATGAAATTATCGTCCATACCGGACAGCATTTCGATCATTCAATGTCCGATATATTTTTTCATGAGATGAATATACCTGCCCCTACAGTAAATTTAGGCGTGGGAGGAGGAACTCACGGGCAAAACACCGGACGAATGATCGAGGGACTTGAAAAAGTATTTTTGGAGCATAAACCAGATGGAGTTTTGGTTTATGGAGATACAGACTCCACATTGGCTGCATCAATTGCAGCCTCAAAATTGGGTTTGTATCTTGCGCATGTAGAAGCAGGGCTTAGATCATTTCGCCGTGCAATGCCAGAAGAAATTAATCGAGTATTGACAGATCATGTGTCGGATGTTCTCTATGCCCCAAGTGCACATGCAGTAGAGTTATTGGCAAAGGAAGGAATTTCGGGAGAAAAAGTTGTTAATGCTGGCGATGTGATGTTTGATGTAGTAAATCGTTTTAGTTCAGTGGCAAAAAATAGCTCGAACGTCCTTGAACGATTGTGCTTGCATCCCCAGGGGTACAATTTGCTTACGTTACATCGCAAGGAGAATGTTGATGATCCCGAAATACTGCGACGTGTGCTAGATGTCATTGGAGTATCGAGACAGCCTACAGTTTTTTTGGTGCATCCACGTACTGCCAAAATGCTGGATCATTTCGAAATTAATGTATCTCCTCTAATTCAGTTAGTTGAGCCTGTCGGCTACATTGACATGATTCGACTCATTCAGAATTGCAGTGTCGTATTAACGGATTCTGGAGGGCTTCAAAAAGAAGCGTATTTTTTGGGGCGGCCTTGCATCACTTTGCGAGATGAGACGGAGTGGACCGAGTTAGTGGATGTTGGTGCAAATATATTGGTTGGTACAGATCCGATTAAAATTGAAAAAGCTGTTGAGTCGATGATATCTTTGAATTCCGTACCATATGGAATTTATGGTCAAGGTAATGCTGCCGATTTAATTTCTCAGGACTTACTTATGCGTCTAAAGAAATTTGGAGAAAATTAA
- a CDS encoding oligosaccharide flippase family protein gives MRKLFPKSAYTRNVLTLMTGTGLAQAIPIAISPILTRLYSPEEFGLFALYMSVVSILAVMVTGRYELAIVLPKRDRDAMHIVMLSIMLSFFVSIILFVIIWLFNARITNLLKVPEISPWLYWMPLSTLLMGTYQSLSYWSNRKAQYKRLAISRTAQGSSTALLQLSSGSMTSEGAGLIEGDIGGRALSCAVLAKSVFHEDKKIILNINKKRIFLLARKYLNFPKYLIFAHGINAASFQLPNLFLGALFNSAAPGFFALTQRVMGAPSALVAGALGDVFRQQASHYYVCEKECAEIFINTLKKLLLLSFFPFVIFFFFAPDLFSFIFGQKWEIAGVYAQILTPMFFMQFVASPLSVMFMIGEKQKIDLMWQVILFTAVFFSLRIGGYYFDVFGTLIIFSSVYSLMYFLSLIISYKIAKGGFAHKQ, from the coding sequence ATGCGAAAACTTTTCCCCAAAAGCGCTTATACACGCAACGTACTCACGCTGATGACTGGAACTGGCTTGGCACAGGCTATTCCCATTGCCATCAGCCCCATTCTCACACGTCTTTACAGTCCTGAAGAGTTTGGATTGTTTGCTCTCTATATGTCTGTCGTTTCCATTCTGGCAGTCATGGTCACTGGCAGGTATGAATTAGCGATTGTGTTGCCAAAGCGTGATCGCGATGCTATGCATATAGTCATGCTATCTATTATGCTAAGTTTTTTTGTCAGTATTATTTTATTTGTGATTATTTGGTTATTTAATGCGCGGATCACAAACTTGCTGAAAGTTCCTGAAATTTCTCCATGGCTGTATTGGATGCCGCTATCTACTCTTTTGATGGGTACATATCAAAGCTTGAGCTATTGGAGCAATCGTAAAGCTCAATACAAGCGCTTGGCTATTAGTCGTACAGCACAAGGAAGCAGCACTGCATTGCTACAACTAAGCTCTGGATCTATGACGAGTGAGGGGGCTGGGTTAATTGAGGGGGATATAGGAGGAAGAGCTTTATCTTGTGCTGTTTTGGCAAAATCAGTTTTTCATGAAGATAAAAAAATAATATTGAATATTAATAAGAAAAGAATATTTTTATTGGCGAGGAAATATCTAAATTTTCCCAAGTATTTAATATTTGCTCATGGTATTAATGCTGCATCTTTTCAATTACCTAATTTATTTCTGGGTGCTTTGTTTAATAGTGCGGCACCAGGTTTTTTCGCGTTGACTCAGAGAGTCATGGGGGCTCCTTCTGCACTTGTCGCTGGTGCTTTAGGGGATGTTTTTCGGCAGCAGGCCAGTCATTATTATGTATGTGAAAAAGAATGCGCGGAAATTTTTATTAACACACTAAAAAAATTGTTGTTGTTATCATTTTTCCCTTTTGTTATTTTTTTCTTTTTTGCACCAGATCTTTTCTCTTTTATATTTGGTCAAAAATGGGAAATTGCTGGTGTATATGCGCAAATCCTTACTCCAATGTTTTTCATGCAGTTTGTTGCGAGCCCTTTAAGTGTTATGTTCATGATTGGGGAGAAACAAAAAATTGACTTGATGTGGCAAGTAATTTTATTTACCGCTGTGTTTTTTTCATTACGTATCGGAGGTTATTATTTTGATGTTTTTGGTACTTTGATTATTTTCTCTTCTGTTTACTCATTAATGTATTTTTTGAGTTTAATTATTTCTTATAAAATAGCAAAAGGTGGATTCGCTCATAAGCAATGA
- a CDS encoding acyltransferase family protein, whose translation MSTTHYRPEIQGLRAIAVLAVLLFHYNPAWLPGGFVGVDVFLVISGYLIVRILLQKKVQPDYRLTATLRYFYISRIKRIAPAYFAMLVLVSILAAVLLLPQDLAIYKKGLNQAVWFHSNSYFAGFGDYFAPATHEQPLLHTWSLAVEIQFYLLAPFLVLLLPVRALKWILGLLLVGLTVLTQYRLSVLGIHQDTYYSLYARLPEFFAGGLIAAHAHSYKGGRHAWAAAAGLVLVLSAAVVQPRLGPFPGLPALLPVMGAAFILLQPAQGFTRRLLGSRPMVWVGELSYSLYLWHWPVLALLRYYTGEQLLDMSSSMLFLAVTLLLATLSFYRVEVPLRVSRTGARQVVGYGLLTCAALVTVPSVATLNRALSPPPLPIEYQRYADPSVICHGQIIGDCLQGDLNSDKEVLVLGDSHAAMLNLFFDQLGKGLGFKARIITASSCVPIQGFDYQRIAEWAHKPCLEQIKQVEKYLHNTNMIFIAAFWSWQFSSVEFKNALNAFLMTQSQAGSKIYILEQEPLLSKNPLRAIRIKALGLDPEIEIDSAYQKSNTTLQEIAAHHSGVVSLNFEKTKIFSEAPFYKNMPIYMDEHHLNEEGAKTYAAVVSAAFKKIMD comes from the coding sequence ATGAGTACCACCCATTACCGCCCAGAGATTCAGGGTTTGCGTGCTATCGCAGTGCTTGCTGTGCTGCTGTTCCACTACAACCCCGCCTGGCTGCCCGGCGGGTTTGTGGGGGTGGATGTTTTTCTGGTCATTTCGGGCTACCTTATCGTCCGCATCCTGCTACAGAAAAAGGTCCAGCCTGACTATCGGTTGACAGCTACGCTGCGCTACTTTTACATCAGCCGCATCAAACGCATTGCGCCAGCATATTTCGCGATGCTGGTGCTGGTGTCGATTTTGGCTGCAGTATTACTGCTGCCTCAGGATTTAGCGATTTACAAAAAAGGACTGAATCAAGCTGTTTGGTTTCACAGCAATAGCTACTTTGCCGGTTTTGGTGATTACTTCGCCCCAGCCACTCACGAACAGCCCTTGCTGCATACTTGGTCGCTGGCAGTGGAAATCCAGTTTTACCTGCTGGCGCCGTTTCTGGTTCTGTTGTTACCAGTCAGAGCGCTCAAGTGGATATTGGGCCTGTTACTTGTCGGTCTGACGGTCCTGACGCAATACAGGCTGAGCGTGCTGGGCATTCATCAAGATACCTATTACAGCCTGTATGCCCGCCTGCCCGAGTTTTTCGCAGGTGGTTTGATTGCTGCGCATGCACACAGTTACAAAGGTGGGCGGCACGCTTGGGCTGCGGCTGCGGGCTTGGTGCTGGTATTGTCGGCAGCTGTAGTGCAGCCTCGGTTAGGTCCCTTTCCTGGCCTGCCCGCGTTGTTGCCTGTGATGGGCGCAGCATTCATTCTTTTGCAGCCAGCGCAAGGCTTTACGCGGCGCCTGCTCGGCAGCCGTCCCATGGTCTGGGTGGGCGAACTATCGTATTCGCTCTACCTGTGGCATTGGCCGGTACTTGCTTTGCTGCGCTACTACACCGGAGAACAATTACTGGACATGTCCTCCAGTATGCTGTTCCTTGCTGTTACTTTATTGTTGGCCACCTTGTCTTTCTATCGGGTGGAGGTTCCGCTGCGAGTCAGCCGTACGGGCGCTCGCCAAGTCGTGGGCTATGGTCTGCTGACATGCGCAGCTTTGGTAACCGTACCGAGTGTGGCAACGCTCAATCGGGCGTTGTCACCGCCGCCGCTGCCCATCGAGTATCAGCGTTATGCCGATCCATCTGTTATCTGCCATGGACAGATCATTGGGGACTGCCTGCAGGGCGACTTGAATAGCGATAAAGAGGTGCTCGTGTTAGGCGACTCCCATGCTGCCATGCTTAACCTGTTTTTTGACCAATTGGGCAAGGGGTTGGGCTTCAAGGCCAGAATCATTACTGCCAGCAGCTGTGTACCTATTCAGGGGTTTGATTATCAGCGGATTGCGGAGTGGGCTCACAAGCCATGCTTAGAGCAGATCAAGCAAGTAGAAAAATATCTACATAATACCAATATGATATTCATTGCCGCTTTTTGGAGTTGGCAATTTTCTTCTGTTGAATTCAAAAATGCGTTGAATGCATTTTTGATGACGCAAAGCCAAGCAGGATCAAAGATTTATATCCTAGAGCAAGAACCTTTGCTGAGTAAGAATCCATTAAGGGCGATTCGCATAAAGGCGTTGGGGCTGGACCCGGAAATAGAGATCGACTCTGCATATCAGAAGAGCAATACCACATTGCAAGAAATTGCCGCACATCATTCAGGAGTGGTTAGTCTGAATTTCGAGAAGACAAAAATATTTTCGGAAGCACCATTTTATAAAAATATGCCTATTTACATGGATGAGCATCATCTGAATGAAGAAGGTGCCAAAACCTATGCCGCTGTGGTTAGTGCTGCATTCAAGAAAATAATGGATTGA